From Serinicoccus profundi, the proteins below share one genomic window:
- a CDS encoding polyprenyl synthetase family protein, whose translation MSAASIPGADEELTARVSDGLERVSARLEEVVDHDDPFVAEANLHLARAGGKRFRPLLTLLASEVGDGWDERVVDAAVGVELTHLASLYHDDVMDEADLRRGVSSANARYGNSTAILVGDLLFGTASSVVAGLGAEAVRIQADTFVRLCAGQIRDDRQSAADPTLGAGEGHDAAVEAYLSILADKTGALIATAARYGAMFGGCDERTVRTLTDYGETLGVVFQLADDLLDVASEADASGKTPGTDLREGKATLPVLYARGSTDPADARLQELIAGPIQDPAELAEALDLLRAHPAMTEARERTLAMAGQARALLEELDPSPAVEALRALVDGVADRSS comes from the coding sequence GTGAGCGCCGCGAGCATCCCCGGGGCCGACGAGGAGCTGACCGCACGGGTCTCGGACGGGCTGGAGCGGGTCTCCGCGCGGCTCGAGGAGGTCGTCGACCACGACGACCCCTTCGTCGCCGAGGCCAACCTGCACCTGGCCCGGGCCGGCGGCAAGCGCTTCCGGCCCCTGCTGACGTTGCTGGCAAGCGAGGTCGGCGACGGGTGGGACGAGCGGGTCGTCGACGCCGCCGTCGGCGTCGAGCTCACCCACCTCGCCTCGCTCTACCACGACGACGTCATGGACGAGGCGGATCTGCGCCGCGGGGTGAGCAGCGCGAACGCCCGCTACGGCAACTCCACCGCCATCCTCGTCGGCGACCTGCTCTTCGGCACCGCCTCCTCGGTGGTGGCGGGCCTCGGAGCCGAGGCTGTGCGCATCCAGGCGGACACCTTCGTCCGGCTGTGCGCCGGCCAGATCCGGGACGACCGCCAGAGTGCCGCCGACCCGACCCTCGGGGCAGGGGAGGGCCACGACGCCGCGGTGGAGGCATACCTCTCGATCCTCGCGGACAAGACGGGCGCCCTCATCGCGACGGCGGCCCGCTACGGCGCGATGTTCGGCGGCTGCGACGAGCGGACCGTGCGGACCCTCACCGACTACGGCGAGACGCTCGGCGTCGTCTTCCAGCTGGCCGACGACCTGCTCGACGTCGCCTCGGAGGCCGACGCCTCGGGCAAGACCCCCGGGACCGACCTGCGGGAGGGCAAGGCGACCCTGCCGGTGCTCTACGCCCGCGGCAGCACCGACCCCGCCGACGCCCGGCTGCAGGAGCTCATCGCCGGCCCGATCCAGGACCCGGCCGAGCTCGCCGAGGCGCTGGACCTGCTGCGCGCCCACCCCGCCATGACGGAGGCCCGGGAGCGCACCCTGGCCATGGCCGGCCAGGCCCGTGCCCTGCTCGAGGAGCTGGACCCCTCACCGGCCGTCGAGGCCCTGCGGGCACTCGTCGACGGCGTCGCCGACCGCTCCAGCTGA
- a CDS encoding PhoX family protein: MTPLTARRSLLPLLTSHPGGRSPATCRYRCGDQCARSEPNASDNTYFGDVVAGAVRRRSVLQAGAAATGALTLAWGAAEPATAAGRGKPGLAGFSPIAPTPADVDDLVVPQGYAWAPVISWGDPIDAGAPEFDVNSQSAAAQQRQAGYNADYLTLRRGGSRGKGANRGLIAFNNEYTNPELMFPDFDEEAGVTAEQAAIEMAAHGMTIVEVQRQSPFRPWTYQRDGDRNRRIHAHTPFRLDGPAAGATWMRTSADPSGRQVLGMLNNCAGGDTPWGTVLSGEENFNQYFNADGAPDPDGRLERYGITSGGRGWEQADERFQITTEPHEVNRFGYICEIDPDDPTSTPVKHTALGRFKHEGATIRLAADGRAVAYMGDDERFDYIYKFVSRDRYREGDKAHNMSLLSEGDLYVARFTGDGLGDGEWDGDGLWLPLLVGGASQVPGMSPAEVCTWTRLAADLAGATKMDRPEDVQPNPHTGRVYVALTNNTRRTPGQIDEPNPRANNKFGHVIEWEEAGNDAASPTFTWRIVLLAGNPEDPQTYYYGYDKSQVSPISCPDNVAFDSEADHLWISTDGAPGTIGTCDGMFLMPTAGPDKGKVQQFLSVPTGAECCGPVVAWDERSVLVSVQHPGEGDIPSRYPYLGDSVPRPGVAHVYRTKGNGKG, from the coding sequence ATGACTCCCCTCACCGCACGCCGCTCCCTGCTGCCGCTGCTCACCTCCCACCCTGGCGGGCGCAGCCCGGCGACCTGCCGATACCGCTGCGGCGACCAGTGCGCCCGGTCCGAGCCCAACGCCTCGGACAACACCTACTTCGGTGACGTCGTCGCGGGCGCCGTCCGCCGACGCAGCGTCCTGCAGGCGGGGGCCGCGGCGACCGGGGCGTTGACGCTGGCCTGGGGCGCGGCCGAGCCCGCCACCGCTGCGGGCCGGGGCAAGCCGGGCCTCGCCGGCTTCTCCCCCATCGCCCCGACGCCTGCCGACGTGGACGACCTGGTCGTGCCGCAGGGCTACGCCTGGGCACCCGTCATCTCCTGGGGGGACCCCATCGACGCCGGTGCCCCCGAGTTCGACGTCAACAGCCAGAGCGCCGCCGCGCAGCAGCGCCAGGCCGGCTACAACGCGGACTACCTCACGTTGCGCCGTGGGGGGTCCCGGGGCAAGGGTGCCAACCGCGGCCTCATCGCCTTCAACAACGAGTACACCAACCCCGAGCTGATGTTCCCCGACTTCGACGAAGAGGCCGGTGTCACCGCCGAGCAGGCGGCCATCGAGATGGCCGCCCACGGCATGACCATCGTGGAGGTGCAACGGCAGAGCCCGTTCCGGCCGTGGACCTACCAGCGCGACGGCGACCGCAACCGCCGCATCCACGCGCACACGCCCTTCCGGCTCGACGGACCGGCGGCGGGGGCCACCTGGATGCGGACCTCGGCCGACCCGTCGGGGCGCCAGGTGCTGGGCATGCTCAACAACTGCGCCGGCGGCGACACGCCCTGGGGCACGGTGCTCTCCGGGGAGGAGAACTTCAACCAGTACTTCAACGCCGACGGGGCGCCCGACCCCGACGGGCGCCTGGAGCGCTACGGCATCACCTCCGGAGGTCGCGGCTGGGAGCAGGCGGACGAGCGCTTCCAGATCACCACGGAGCCCCACGAGGTCAACCGCTTCGGCTACATCTGCGAGATCGACCCCGACGACCCGACCTCGACGCCGGTCAAGCACACGGCCCTGGGTCGCTTCAAGCACGAGGGCGCGACGATCCGGCTCGCCGCGGACGGCCGCGCCGTGGCCTACATGGGCGACGACGAGCGCTTCGACTACATCTACAAGTTCGTCTCCCGCGACCGTTATCGGGAGGGCGACAAGGCGCACAACATGAGCCTGCTCTCCGAGGGCGACCTCTACGTCGCTCGCTTCACCGGCGACGGCCTGGGTGACGGGGAGTGGGACGGTGACGGGCTGTGGTTGCCGCTCCTCGTCGGCGGCGCCTCCCAGGTGCCCGGGATGTCACCGGCCGAGGTCTGCACGTGGACGCGACTGGCCGCCGACCTCGCCGGCGCCACCAAGATGGACCGGCCCGAGGACGTCCAGCCCAACCCCCACACCGGTCGGGTCTACGTCGCGCTGACCAACAACACCCGCCGGACGCCCGGGCAGATCGACGAGCCCAACCCGCGTGCCAACAACAAGTTCGGTCACGTCATCGAGTGGGAGGAGGCGGGCAACGACGCCGCCTCACCCACGTTCACCTGGCGGATCGTGCTGCTCGCCGGCAACCCGGAGGACCCGCAGACCTACTACTACGGCTACGACAAGAGCCAGGTCAGCCCGATCAGCTGCCCGGACAACGTCGCCTTCGACAGCGAGGCCGACCACCTGTGGATCTCCACCGACGGGGCGCCAGGCACCATCGGCACCTGCGACGGGATGTTCCTCATGCCCACCGCCGGCCCGGACAAGGGCAAGGTGCAGCAGTTCCTCTCGGTCCCGACCGGCGCGGAGTGTTGTGGACCCGTGGTGGCGTGGGACGAGCGCTCCGTGCTCGTCTCCGTCCAGCACCCGGGTGAGGGCGACATCCCCAGCCGCTACCCCTACCTCGGCGACAGCGTGCCCCGCCCCGGCGTGGCCCATGTCTACCGCACCAAGGGCAACGGCAAGGGCTGA
- the rarD gene encoding EamA family transporter RarD has translation MTDEAERRRQHGTTYGFLAYLLWGAFPLYFATLRPAGPWEIVAHRIVWTLVLCLAVLLITRDLRWMVDLARSPRRLGGVMLAGLLIAANWGIYTYAVLTGHVTEAALGYFLNPLVTVALGVVILRERLRRLQWIAVAIGAVAAVYLTVDYGSPPWISLALACSFATYSLLKNRLGVSLSPLRSLMGETATVLPLALLILWWLDRSDATTWVGHGGLHTVLLMSTGIATAVPLLLFAAAASRVPLSTIGLLQFLTPFLQLMTGVLLLGETVPASRWVGFALVWLALVVLSADMVRQVRRSRRARRARAMDAQDERSDLADPAPC, from the coding sequence GTGACGGACGAGGCCGAGCGCAGGCGCCAGCACGGCACCACCTACGGCTTCCTCGCCTACCTCCTCTGGGGCGCGTTCCCGCTCTACTTCGCCACCCTCCGCCCGGCGGGGCCGTGGGAGATCGTGGCCCACCGCATCGTGTGGACGCTGGTGCTGTGCCTGGCGGTCCTGCTCATCACCCGCGACCTGCGCTGGATGGTCGACCTGGCCCGCTCGCCCCGCCGGCTGGGCGGCGTCATGCTCGCCGGTCTGCTCATCGCCGCCAACTGGGGCATCTACACGTATGCCGTGCTCACGGGGCACGTGACGGAGGCGGCGCTCGGCTACTTCCTCAACCCGTTGGTGACGGTCGCGCTCGGCGTCGTCATCCTGCGTGAACGCCTCCGGCGGCTGCAGTGGATCGCCGTCGCGATCGGAGCGGTGGCTGCGGTCTACCTCACCGTGGACTACGGGTCACCGCCGTGGATCAGCCTGGCCCTGGCCTGCTCGTTCGCGACCTACAGCCTGCTCAAGAACCGGCTGGGGGTCTCGCTCAGCCCGCTGCGCTCCCTCATGGGCGAGACCGCGACCGTGCTGCCCCTCGCGCTGCTCATCCTGTGGTGGCTGGACCGGTCGGACGCGACGACCTGGGTCGGTCACGGCGGGCTGCATACCGTGCTGCTGATGTCGACCGGCATCGCCACCGCGGTCCCGCTGCTGCTCTTCGCGGCAGCCGCGAGCCGGGTCCCGCTGTCGACGATCGGTCTGCTGCAGTTCCTCACGCCGTTCCTGCAGCTCATGACCGGGGTGCTGCTGCTCGGCGAGACCGTCCCCGCCTCCCGTTGGGTGGGTTTCGCCCTCGTCTGGCTCGCGCTCGTCGTCCTCTCGGCCGACATGGTGCGGCAGGTCCGCCGCTCCCGCCGTGCCCGCCGTGCCCGGGCGATGGACGCGCAGGACGAACGCTCGGACCTGGCGGATCCCGCCCCCTGCTAA
- a CDS encoding MMPL family transporter yields the protein MATLLHRLGRWCAHHRFTVVGLWAALLALTITGMLAFAKPLSNEFSIPGSRFEAVLETLQEEIPEAAGTTGTVVFRSEDGFTDAQRGAVADAVAQWEELDGVTAVDPFEAQDQLDATEGDLADGRAELEDGAQQVEDGRAELEQGRADLDQARQELTDGRAELEAGQEELDAQAATLEQSQTELDTQLQQLEAGVAAGQVPPAAEQQARAEIAAGQAQIDAGRQQLDAAQAEIDAGVEQLEAGEEEIATGQAQLEQSATELEEAEAEIAQGETDLAAAARLAELTDGFRVVDADGTTALTQVSVADAEGFIPPETTEAIQRIGNDLEQEGLSVDFSKEITDDLSSLLGPGEVIGLVIAAVVLLVMLGSLIAAGLPILMALIGVGVGLTGALALTPFIEMQSITPVLALMLGLAVGIDYSLFLINRHRQQLRHGMPVASSIALAVGTSGNAVTFAGLTVIIALVALTLTGIPFLGVMGLVAAATVAIAVLVAITLTPAMLALMGDRVLPRRERAGSRHGRHEKGHEEPDDDTGRGWAARVQRHPWLALVGVLAVVGALAVPTAQLRLGLPDGGSEPAGSTAYTTYDTVREEFGAGANGPILVVAELDEPIAEGDTALFTTQADLAEDLAAVEGVVQVLPAGVNDDRDVLAFRVQPEGGPAEASTEELVDRLGPAVEQIGEDQGATLGLTGQTVANIDVSEQLADALPIYLVVVVGLSLILLLLVFRSIVVPLLATGGFLLSIGAAFGAVVGVYQLGFASSFFGVNEAGPILSFLPILLIGILFGLAMDYQVFLVSAMREEHVHGRPAREAVVTGFNHSARVVTAAAIIMVSVFAGFVWAHLTMVRPIGLGLAVGVLVDAFLVRMTLTPAVMSLLGERAWWLPRWLDRILPDVDVEGSSLERSLGASADTPPAGREDEREGAPQEEPAPSR from the coding sequence GTGGCTACCCTTCTCCACCGCCTGGGGCGCTGGTGCGCCCACCACCGGTTCACCGTCGTCGGCCTGTGGGCCGCGCTGCTGGCCCTGACGATCACCGGCATGCTCGCCTTCGCCAAGCCGCTGTCCAACGAGTTCTCCATCCCCGGCAGCCGCTTCGAAGCCGTCCTGGAGACCCTGCAGGAGGAGATCCCCGAGGCGGCCGGCACGACCGGCACGGTGGTCTTCCGCAGCGAGGACGGCTTCACCGACGCCCAGCGGGGGGCCGTCGCCGACGCCGTCGCGCAGTGGGAGGAGCTGGACGGCGTCACCGCCGTCGACCCCTTCGAGGCCCAGGACCAGCTGGACGCCACCGAGGGGGACCTCGCGGACGGACGCGCCGAGCTCGAGGACGGAGCCCAGCAGGTCGAGGACGGCCGCGCCGAGCTCGAGCAGGGCCGCGCCGATCTCGACCAGGCCCGTCAGGAGCTGACCGATGGGCGGGCCGAGCTCGAGGCGGGTCAGGAGGAGCTCGACGCGCAGGCCGCGACCCTGGAGCAGTCCCAGACCGAGCTGGACACCCAGCTGCAGCAGCTCGAGGCGGGCGTCGCCGCAGGCCAGGTGCCCCCTGCCGCCGAGCAGCAGGCCCGCGCGGAGATCGCCGCCGGTCAGGCGCAGATCGACGCCGGCCGGCAGCAGCTGGACGCAGCACAGGCCGAGATCGACGCGGGCGTGGAGCAGCTCGAGGCCGGTGAGGAGGAGATCGCCACCGGGCAGGCGCAGCTGGAGCAGAGCGCCACCGAGCTCGAGGAGGCCGAGGCCGAGATCGCCCAGGGCGAGACGGACCTCGCCGCGGCGGCGCGCCTCGCCGAGCTCACCGACGGCTTCCGCGTCGTCGACGCCGACGGCACGACCGCCCTCACGCAGGTCTCCGTCGCCGACGCCGAGGGATTCATCCCGCCGGAGACCACCGAGGCGATCCAGCGGATCGGCAACGACCTCGAGCAGGAGGGCCTGAGCGTCGACTTCTCCAAGGAGATCACCGACGACCTCTCCAGCCTGCTCGGCCCGGGCGAGGTCATCGGCCTGGTCATCGCAGCGGTCGTGCTGCTCGTCATGCTCGGCAGCCTCATCGCCGCGGGTCTGCCGATCCTCATGGCCCTCATCGGGGTCGGCGTCGGGCTCACCGGGGCACTGGCCCTCACCCCCTTCATCGAGATGCAGTCGATCACCCCCGTCCTGGCCCTCATGCTGGGCCTGGCCGTCGGCATCGACTACTCGCTCTTCCTCATCAACCGCCACCGCCAGCAACTGCGCCACGGTATGCCGGTCGCGTCCTCGATCGCGCTGGCCGTCGGCACCTCCGGCAACGCCGTGACCTTCGCCGGGCTCACCGTCATCATCGCCCTGGTCGCGCTGACCCTCACCGGCATCCCCTTCCTCGGGGTGATGGGCCTCGTGGCGGCCGCGACCGTGGCCATCGCGGTGCTCGTGGCCATCACGTTGACGCCCGCGATGCTCGCCCTCATGGGTGACCGCGTCCTGCCCCGTCGCGAGCGCGCGGGCAGTCGGCACGGCCGTCACGAGAAGGGGCACGAGGAGCCGGACGACGACACCGGTCGCGGCTGGGCCGCCCGGGTCCAGCGGCACCCGTGGCTGGCTCTCGTGGGTGTCCTCGCCGTCGTCGGGGCTCTCGCGGTCCCCACGGCCCAGCTGCGCCTGGGCCTGCCGGACGGCGGCAGCGAGCCCGCCGGGTCCACGGCATACACCACCTACGACACCGTCCGGGAGGAGTTCGGCGCCGGCGCCAACGGCCCGATCCTCGTCGTCGCCGAGCTCGACGAGCCGATCGCCGAGGGTGACACCGCGCTCTTCACCACCCAGGCCGACCTGGCCGAGGATCTCGCGGCGGTCGAGGGCGTCGTGCAGGTCCTGCCCGCCGGCGTGAACGACGACCGGGACGTCCTGGCCTTCCGGGTCCAGCCCGAGGGTGGACCGGCCGAGGCCTCCACCGAGGAGCTGGTCGACCGGCTCGGGCCGGCCGTCGAGCAGATCGGTGAGGACCAGGGCGCGACCCTGGGCCTCACCGGACAGACGGTCGCCAACATCGACGTGTCCGAGCAGCTGGCCGACGCGCTCCCGATCTACCTCGTCGTGGTCGTCGGGCTCTCCCTCATCCTCCTACTCCTGGTCTTCCGGTCCATCGTCGTGCCCCTCCTCGCGACCGGCGGCTTCCTGCTGAGCATCGGGGCGGCCTTCGGCGCCGTGGTCGGGGTCTACCAGCTCGGCTTCGCCTCCAGCTTCTTCGGGGTCAACGAGGCCGGTCCGATCCTGTCGTTCCTGCCGATCCTGCTCATCGGGATCCTCTTCGGCCTGGCGATGGACTACCAGGTCTTCCTCGTGTCGGCGATGCGCGAGGAGCACGTCCACGGGCGTCCGGCCCGGGAGGCGGTCGTCACCGGTTTCAACCACAGTGCGCGGGTGGTGACGGCCGCGGCCATCATCATGGTCTCGGTCTTCGCAGGCTTCGTCTGGGCCCACCTGACGATGGTCCGTCCGATCGGGCTGGGCCTGGCGGTCGGCGTCCTCGTCGATGCCTTCCTCGTGCGTATGACGCTCACCCCGGCGGTGATGTCACTGCTCGGCGAGCGCGCCTGGTGGCTCCCCCGCTGGCTCGACCGGATCCTGCCGGACGTCGACGTCGAGGGCTCCAGCCTGGAGCGCAGCCTCGGCGCGTCGGCGGACACGCCTCCGGCAGGACGCGAGGACGAGCGCGAGGGCGCCCCTCAGGAGGAGCCCGCGCCGAGCCGCTGA
- a CDS encoding TetR/AcrR family transcriptional regulator — MPTSRVPPDSPAFPVPPVAPASHAATAAATAPGRRELNKARTSESIVSALRELVGETPAEDITVEQVAERAGISRRTFFNYFGSISAVLSAVFAGHATAMIAQLDAEELSHDPVAALRRLVRTEGIPADFLGWLAALNCHGQATDGRVLLERSVWADMADWLREQLHTLRPGADPLFVATLASSVMSCFQAAEEAWIDDPDRPAALSPDDITSFHHHLDRALGLLATGWRSTTA, encoded by the coding sequence GTGCCCACGTCCCGTGTTCCTCCTGACTCTCCCGCGTTCCCCGTTCCTCCCGTCGCCCCCGCATCCCACGCCGCCACTGCGGCCGCGACCGCTCCCGGGCGCCGCGAGCTCAACAAGGCGCGGACCTCCGAGTCGATCGTCAGTGCCCTGCGCGAGCTCGTGGGTGAGACCCCGGCGGAGGACATCACGGTCGAGCAGGTGGCGGAGCGGGCCGGCATCTCCCGGCGCACGTTCTTCAACTACTTCGGCAGCATCTCCGCGGTGCTCAGCGCCGTCTTCGCCGGTCACGCCACCGCGATGATCGCGCAGCTGGATGCCGAGGAGCTCAGCCACGACCCGGTCGCCGCGCTGCGCCGGCTGGTCCGGACCGAGGGGATCCCCGCGGACTTCCTCGGCTGGCTCGCGGCCCTCAACTGCCACGGTCAGGCAACCGACGGGCGCGTGCTGCTCGAGCGCAGCGTGTGGGCCGACATGGCGGACTGGTTGCGCGAGCAGCTGCATACCCTCCGGCCGGGCGCGGACCCGCTCTTCGTCGCCACCCTCGCCTCCTCCGTCATGAGCTGCTTCCAGGCCGCCGAAGAGGCGTGGATCGACGATCCGGACCGCCCGGCAGCACTCTCCCCCGACGACATCACCAGCTTCCACCACCACCTCGACCGCGCCCTGGGCCTGCTGGCCACGGGCTGGCGGTCCACCACCGCCTGA
- the nuoN gene encoding NADH-quinone oxidoreductase subunit NuoN: MFVAPDINYVALLPMIIVFVGGLVGVMVEGFASRRTRYAVQVPLSIATLVLALVALVLLGRDNEGITAAGTVAVDGVALALQGLVLVLSVLGLLVMSERFGGEQPDAFTQSGVSTPGSAEETLATKVGATTTEVYPLTLLSVGGMMLFVAANDLLLLFVALEILSLPLYVLAGLARRRRLLSQEASLKYFLLGSFSSAFYLFGAVLLYGYAGSMRFADIAAAISTNAGMDGLLVPGVLLVAVGLLFKVGAVPFHAWTPDVYQGAPTPVTGFMAACTKVAAFGAMLRVLYVAVEGARLEWQPVIAVVAALSMVVGALLSIVQTDVKRILAYSSIAHAGFILTGVVALDVAGLSSTMFYLATYGFMTIPAFAIVALVRSAGTEATLVDQWAGLGRRSPWIAASFTFLLMAFAGIPLTSGFTGKFAVFSAAVSQGWAWLAVIGVLASAVTAYIYFTLVVQMWLGEPGAATDTVVVRPSWMTSLAILVGVAITLALGVMPSPVLDLAQSTAAFLR; this comes from the coding sequence ATGTTCGTCGCGCCCGACATCAACTACGTCGCGCTGCTGCCGATGATCATCGTCTTCGTCGGTGGTCTGGTCGGTGTCATGGTGGAGGGCTTCGCCTCCCGCCGCACGCGGTATGCCGTGCAGGTGCCGCTGTCCATCGCCACCCTCGTGCTGGCGCTCGTCGCGCTCGTCCTGCTCGGTCGGGACAACGAGGGCATCACGGCGGCCGGGACGGTCGCCGTCGACGGGGTGGCCCTGGCGCTGCAGGGCCTGGTGCTCGTGCTGTCGGTCCTCGGTCTGCTCGTCATGAGCGAGCGCTTCGGCGGGGAGCAGCCGGACGCCTTCACCCAGTCCGGGGTGTCGACCCCGGGGTCGGCGGAGGAGACGCTGGCGACCAAGGTCGGGGCGACCACCACCGAGGTCTACCCGCTGACGCTGCTGTCGGTCGGCGGCATGATGCTCTTCGTCGCCGCCAACGACCTGCTGCTGCTCTTCGTGGCGCTGGAGATCCTCTCCCTGCCGCTCTACGTCCTGGCCGGGCTCGCCCGACGACGTCGGCTGCTCTCCCAGGAGGCCTCGCTCAAGTACTTCCTGCTCGGCAGCTTCTCCTCGGCGTTCTACCTCTTCGGCGCCGTGCTGCTCTACGGTTACGCCGGCTCCATGCGCTTCGCCGACATCGCGGCCGCGATCAGCACCAACGCGGGCATGGACGGACTGCTCGTGCCCGGTGTCCTGCTCGTCGCGGTCGGCCTGCTCTTCAAGGTCGGCGCGGTGCCCTTCCACGCCTGGACCCCCGACGTCTACCAGGGTGCGCCGACGCCGGTCACCGGCTTCATGGCGGCCTGCACCAAGGTGGCCGCCTTCGGCGCCATGCTGCGCGTGCTCTACGTCGCCGTCGAGGGCGCGCGGCTCGAGTGGCAGCCAGTCATCGCCGTCGTCGCGGCGCTGTCCATGGTCGTCGGGGCGCTGCTGTCGATCGTGCAGACCGACGTCAAGCGGATCCTGGCCTACTCCTCGATCGCGCACGCCGGCTTCATCCTCACCGGGGTCGTCGCCCTCGACGTCGCCGGTCTGTCGAGCACGATGTTCTACCTCGCGACCTACGGCTTCATGACGATCCCCGCCTTCGCCATCGTCGCGCTCGTGCGCAGCGCCGGCACCGAGGCGACGCTGGTCGACCAGTGGGCGGGCCTGGGCCGTCGCTCCCCGTGGATCGCGGCGAGCTTCACCTTCCTGCTCATGGCTTTCGCCGGGATCCCGCTGACCTCCGGCTTCACCGGCAAGTTCGCGGTCTTCTCGGCCGCGGTCAGCCAGGGCTGGGCCTGGCTCGCCGTCATCGGCGTCCTCGCCAGCGCCGTCACCGCCTACATCTACTTCACGCTCGTCGTGCAGATGTGGCTCGGTGAGCCCGGCGCCGCGACCGACACGGTCGTCGTCCGGCCCTCGTGGATGACCTCCCTGGCGATCCTCGTCGGGGTCGCGATCACGCTGGCGCTCGGGGTCATGCCCTCCCCGGTCCTGGACCTCGCACAGAGCACCGCGGCGTTCCTGCGGTGA
- a CDS encoding NADH-quinone oxidoreductase subunit M — protein MTFPWLTTLLVLPLVGALVVSLLPKGSSLVRPVALGAALLTLAVGVGSATQFRFSGAAGGEQFQLTEVYSWIPQFGVSYALGVDGISLSMILLGLVLVPICIVAAWDDVPAVGRRQHGYFALMLALTSMMVGVFAAIDVFLFYVFFEAMLIPVYFLIGMFGGTRRAKAATTFLLYSLAGGLIMLVAVIGVYLAGPRGTDGFLLSNLTGMDLSVEAGRWLFLGFFIAFAIKAPMWPVHTWLPLAAEQARPATSVLLVGVLDKVGTYGMIRFCLALFPEASQWATPVILTLALISLFVGAFLAIGQTDMLRLISYTSISHFGFIVLGIFAFTTVSQTGATLYMVNHGFTTAGLFLVAGMLIVRRGSRDLRDFGGWQRVTPLVAGALLVSGLSGLALPGLNSFVSEFLVIVGTFGRHPWLAVISALGVILAAVYILVMYQKVATGPKPVGPEVEGIPDMTRREKWVVAPIIAAFLVLGFYPKPVLDLLEPAVQQTLQTVGISDPAPAVDTGLATTTSDSEGSDH, from the coding sequence ATGACTTTTCCCTGGTTGACCACGCTGCTCGTGCTGCCGCTCGTCGGTGCGCTCGTGGTGTCCCTGCTGCCCAAGGGCAGCAGCCTGGTCCGTCCCGTGGCGCTCGGTGCCGCCCTCCTGACGCTGGCCGTCGGGGTCGGTTCCGCCACCCAGTTCCGCTTCTCCGGCGCCGCCGGGGGTGAGCAGTTCCAGCTCACCGAGGTCTACTCCTGGATCCCGCAGTTCGGGGTGTCCTACGCCCTCGGTGTCGACGGCATCTCGCTGTCGATGATCCTGCTGGGCCTCGTGCTCGTGCCGATCTGCATCGTCGCGGCCTGGGACGACGTGCCGGCCGTCGGTCGACGCCAGCACGGCTACTTCGCGCTCATGCTCGCCCTCACCTCGATGATGGTCGGCGTCTTCGCCGCGATCGACGTCTTCCTCTTCTACGTCTTCTTCGAGGCCATGCTCATCCCCGTCTACTTCCTCATCGGGATGTTCGGCGGGACCCGCCGGGCCAAGGCGGCCACGACCTTCCTGCTCTACTCCCTGGCCGGCGGGCTCATCATGCTCGTCGCCGTCATCGGGGTCTACCTCGCCGGTCCGCGCGGCACCGACGGCTTCCTGCTGTCCAACCTCACCGGGATGGACCTGTCGGTGGAGGCCGGTCGCTGGCTCTTCCTCGGCTTCTTCATCGCCTTCGCGATCAAGGCCCCGATGTGGCCGGTCCACACCTGGCTGCCGCTGGCCGCCGAGCAGGCCCGCCCGGCGACCTCGGTCCTGCTGGTCGGCGTGCTCGACAAGGTCGGCACCTACGGCATGATCCGCTTCTGCCTGGCGCTCTTCCCCGAGGCCAGCCAGTGGGCCACCCCGGTGATCCTCACCCTCGCGCTCATCTCGCTCTTCGTCGGGGCCTTCCTCGCGATCGGGCAGACCGACATGCTGCGGCTCATCAGCTACACCTCGATCAGCCACTTCGGGTTCATCGTGCTGGGCATCTTCGCCTTCACCACGGTGAGCCAGACCGGCGCGACGCTCTACATGGTCAACCACGGCTTCACCACCGCCGGGCTGTTCCTCGTCGCCGGGATGCTCATCGTCCGCCGCGGCTCGCGCGACCTGCGCGACTTCGGCGGCTGGCAGCGGGTCACCCCGCTGGTCGCCGGCGCTTTGCTCGTCTCGGGCCTCTCCGGACTGGCGCTGCCCGGGCTCAACTCCTTCGTCAGCGAGTTCCTCGTCATCGTCGGGACCTTCGGCCGCCACCCGTGGCTGGCGGTCATCTCGGCGCTGGGCGTCATCCTCGCGGCCGTCTACATCCTCGTGATGTACCAGAAGGTCGCCACCGGGCCCAAGCCCGTCGGGCCGGAGGTCGAGGGCATACCCGACATGACCCGGCGGGAGAAGTGGGTGGTCGCACCGATCATCGCCGCCTTCCTCGTCCTCGGCTTCTACCCCAAGCCGGTGCTCGACCTGCTCGAGCCGGCCGTGCAGCAGACGCTGCAGACGGTCGGGATCAGCGACCCGGCGCCCGCCGTCGACACCGGGCTCGCCACCACCACCTCCGACTCCGAGGGGAGTGACCACTGA